In Oryctolagus cuniculus chromosome X, mOryCun1.1, whole genome shotgun sequence, a single window of DNA contains:
- the LOC138847487 gene encoding olfactory receptor 10V1-like, with translation MEPVRKNHTLSSEFVILGFGEMADLQILFFGLFLIMHLVTLAGHAAIVLITLIDSCLQTPMYFFLRNLSAIEICYTLVIVPNMLANFLSRSQRMPFLACALQMHLFIALGGAECFLLAVMAYDRFVAICNPLRYALLITRGLCLRMLALACISGFALSLTLTTLIFLLPFCQSHEINHFFCDIPAVLFLACSDTRANEVAIFVVCMLILLIPFVLILLSYAFIIAAVLKIHSAEGRSKAFSTCTGHLLVSLLHYGCAIFIYIRPKSCYTPEQDKIVSLIYTNVTPMLYPMIYSLRNKEVKGALRRLLESHGH, from the coding sequence ATGGAGCCGGTGCGGAAGAACCACACCTTGAGCTCTGAGTTTGTTATCCTGGGCTTTGGGGAGATGGCTGACCTGCAGATCCTCTTTTTTGGGCTCTTTCTAATCATGCATCTTGTCACCCTGGCAGGGCATGCAGCGATTGTGCTCATCACCCTCATCGACTCTTGCCTCCAGACTCCCATGTATTTCTTCCTTCGAAACCTCTCTGCCATTGAAATCTGCTACACGTTGGTTATTGTCCCCAACATGCTAGCCAATTTCCTGTCCAGGAGCCAGCGGATGCCCTTCCTGGCCTGTGCGCTGCAAATGCACCTCTTCATCGCCCTGGGCGGGGccgagtgcttcctcctggctgtgatggcctatgaccgcttCGTGGCCATCTGCAACCCCCTGCGCTATGCACTCCTCATCACCAGGGGCCTCTGCCTGCGGATGCTGGCCCTGGCCTGCATCAGCGGCTTTGCCCTCTCGCTCACCCTCACCACACTGATATTCCTGCTGCCCTTCTGTCAGTCCCACGAGATCAACCATTTCTTCTGTGACATCCCCGCTGTGCTCTTCCTGGCCTGCTCGGACACGCGAGCCAACGAGGTCGCCATCTTCGTTGTCTGCATGCTCATCCTCTTGATTCCCTTCGTGCTGATCCTGCTCTCCTATGCGTTCATCATCGCTGCTGTTCTCAAAATCCACTCTGCTGAGGGCAGGAGcaaagccttctccacctgcACGGGCCACCTGCTGGTCTCTCTTCTGCACTACGGCTGTGCCATTTTCATCTACATTCGCCCCAAGTCGTGCTACACCCCAGAGCAGGACAAAATCGTGTCCTTAATCTACACCAACGTGACTCCCATGCTCTACCCTATGATCTACAGTCTGAGGAACAAGGAAGTCAAGGGTGCCCTCAGGAGACTGCTGGAGAGCCACGGCCACTGA